One window from the genome of Bacteroidia bacterium encodes:
- a CDS encoding AraC family transcriptional regulator translates to MHKLYIKNMVCSRCIMVVQKLLEDCGHTVLNVQLGEVTIATTPDKIEKIQLQNKLNELGFELIDDIKSRIIEKIKTLIIDLVHHRDVELKKNLSDILSGNLNHDYTYLSNLFSEVEGTTIEKYFIAQKIERVKELLVYNELSLSEIAYKLNYSSVAYLSNQFKKITGLTPSHFKQIKANKRKPLDEV, encoded by the coding sequence ATGCATAAACTTTACATAAAAAATATGGTTTGCAGCCGTTGTATTATGGTGGTGCAAAAATTACTTGAAGATTGTGGTCACACAGTTTTGAATGTTCAGTTGGGTGAAGTGACGATTGCAACAACACCTGATAAAATAGAAAAGATACAGTTACAGAATAAATTGAATGAATTGGGTTTTGAATTGATAGATGATATAAAAAGCCGAATCATAGAAAAAATAAAAACATTAATTATTGACTTAGTCCATCACCGTGACGTAGAATTAAAAAAAAATCTATCTGATATATTAAGTGGCAATTTAAATCACGATTACACTTATTTGTCTAATCTTTTTTCAGAAGTAGAGGGCACCACAATAGAAAAGTATTTTATCGCTCAGAAGATTGAACGCGTTAAAGAGCTTTTAGTCTATAATGAATTATCATTAAGTGAAATTGCATATAAGCTCAATTACTCAAGTGTAGCTTATTTGAGTAATCAGTTCAAGAAGATAACCGGTTTAACCCCAAGTCATTTTAAGCAAATAAAAGCCAATAAGCGCAAGCCGCTGGACGAAGTGTAA